TTAACACTTtagagaaataaaatttaattaagtattcattaatcaacaaataaacaataaaataatcaatttcaattctgaactatatatatttagggCACGTTTGatagactgtaatagacactgtaatgtaatagatattcctatgacataattattcggttgtttggttatgtttttattacaatgaatagttattctttatgaatagttatttttcaaaatgaagaataactatttattatcaaaagtactgaataactattcattcaccttatgtaataactttttaaaattttttcttaaaaagccattagttgccacatcttcaaaaggaaagaaaataaattttccttcttgttaattattagctctattttgaacaccctaaaataagtgtattttaggaaatttgatttaaaaatgatttaattatatctcctttttatactctactaaaATGTGGATGtatatttagaattttattcctaaatggtcaccaaattaatgaatagtaatacttattacattccaacttaatgtatttcttataatatttattcttatttccatgtaataatcattacagtgtaccaaacgtgcACTTACTGaaactttaataaatattacaccatttaatttttttttttttttttttttttttttttttttgagaaacaaacacacacacacaagagagagggaaaaggaTTTTAACATAAAGGTATACCAAAACTCCACTCAAAaaccatggtaacttttaatttaaattttttttattggataagaattttgacaaattcaataTTAGATTATATTTTGTTCTTATACCTTTTGTGCTTGCAAAATAAAACTATTACAAATTTTGAGTCTATTACAAAGTAACCCTATCTGTCAAATTTTGAGTCTATTACAAATTCAATATTATTGGAtaagaattttgacaaattcaataTTAGATTATATTTTGTTCTTATACCTTTTGTGCTTGCAAAATAAAACTATTACAAATTTTGAGTCTATTACAAAGTAACCCTATCTGTTTATTAGTTTCAAATCAAATATTGAACTTTAAAATTATATCAATTTAAATCCgaataaaatctgaaaattctaAGGTTGAAATtgatacaattttaaaaatccatGATTCAAGTTGAAACCAACAAAACTATAACTTTTAATGTGTAACAATTTAAAACTCTACCTTTTAtcccttaaaaaaaaggttattgaAATCACCCCTAGAATATAAGATTTAAaaagtcatttatttattactacTTACATAGTTACATAcactaatttaaaaataaattcaatttattCCTAGATCACTTGTTTATCTCCCCATTtccttcgttttttttttttcgtcttctctccctctctataAAGGTACAATTTTGTTTGGAGATCGCCTTTagaaatgcttttttttttttttgttcttatgcCCCCAGCAGTAGGTTTTAAAAATTCCCAAGAGcttcaatttttaacaaaactcTTATAattgatcttcttcttcttcttctttttttttattttttttccattgggTCCAATTGTAAAATCTAAAATGTTTAAATCGCTcctatttttgacattttaatccaaaaaattgtacaaattttaaTAGGTACAACTGAACTAACTGATTACAACGAACTTCACCGCTGGCTATGTTAGTCTATGATTATTTGAGGCTAAAGCTGTGCCTCTTATCTTGACCTACAAGAAGCCATGAGTCCTAGGCAGCTAAAGCCATATAGATATAGTCCataattttgggttttgtaacaCCATTCTGGTTCTATAGTCTTCGTCCTAAACTTTAGATCAAGTACAAGCTTTTCAACGacgacaaaaaaaaagaaggtaaaaagtaaaaactcaTTTACGTTGATTCTTTTAGATTTTGGGACCtatgataatatatataggCACGAAACATATTGAAAATGACAATATGAAAGGCTCACAATGACACTACTATAACCACAATGTTTTTGCTGTGTGATTTGGATTAACAGTTGCAAGGGCATAACAGCCCTTTGACATGGTGTACCTAGTCTTCATTGCTTGCATGATTGGGAATTCGATGTCAATGCCGGGGGGTCAGAATTCACACTAATCCTTTTGTGTTTCCAATTCATCAGTGATGCAACAAATTTGAAAACCATTacgttttgtttattttgtttccaTTTGCAATTGAAGGCATAAATGATAGTTGATAtagatgaaaatttatttttttgagaaggatatagatgaaaatttttgttgcatgaAATCCTTGTATTTTACATGCCAAGTATTGTAATTAATGCACTAATTTCAAATGCATTAAAAGAAATACTAACgtaaattcattttaaattttatttttataatatagtattttctaaaataagtaattatataaatattcttaattgttttttttatcaatttttgtagtaatttaatagttacaatcgagataattatttaaattctcaaCATCTCCGTTACAAATGTCAAGAGGTGTTAGCTAAACTACAAAGTTCTTACCAACTGTTTTATCTCTTAATCAAAGACTAAAGTTAGACAGCTATGAAATTGGAGGAAAAGTAGTATTTGTAATCATGGTTCTAGGGCGATTTTaagttattcaatttttttatagtattattattttatatgttaattaaataatgatgttttttttggaaattgaaaaaaaaaatggataccAAGAGtccaattatatataaatatcgaTTAATTATATATCTATAGCTCATTTCATGATCTAATAAGGAATCGTTTTTTATAAGTAACTAAAACTTTACAATCTCTTTtatatgttaatttaatttcgATCGCATTCATACAATTAATGAATTGACTGCTTTGactatggattccaattatagACTGGGCTACATAATAAATTAGGAACCTCTAACTTAGGTTTAGGTCTTGGTCAATTACGTAATAGTAAAGACAAGGCATTCCTAGCTAGCCTAATCATAtcatttctctcaaaaaaaaaaaaaaaaaaaggctagcCTAATCATGTTATGGTGATGATTTCTATCTATAGCCAAATCAAGTTAGCTACCTTCTTATTGAGCTAGCCTTTTGGACTTTTTCCTTTGACTGAAAAAGGTAGAAAACTAGCCTTTGGACTTGAAAGGCTGAGGGTGTAACAAAATTGATTTCACTGAACacgttattgtttttttttttggtttgtttgttgttgttgttgtttttttttttttaaccttgagtgtcttatttgaaaatataaagagatgtcaattagttgagttataaCGCCATTGGTGTGTTACTATTCCTAATAAAACTTCAAGTATTGTCAACTTATTTGATGATTTATTAGTGagtgtgttaggttctaaatgtttaggttCTAATTTTATGTAAATTGGCAAACCGAGTATAAAAACATGTCTAGTTTAAGATATTCATGTCTTAGAACAAGTGTTGGACATTGCTCAAGTTAGTTCAAGTCAAGATCCAAAAACAATCAAGCTGTAGAAAGAAGGTTTCAGAAACTATCTTGCTCGACTGATCAAGAGAATAGATTCGACCGATCGAGATGTGTTTTCTGCTGATTTTAAATCAAACTCAAAAGCCCACgaaatgtttagggtttcaatccAACACTATTaggtataaaaagaaaaccctaaatcATGTTTCAAAAGCCCTAAAAAGACTTGTGAGTTATTAATGTGAGATTTGAGAGATTTTGTAACCTTCTAACTCAACAAGAATCTACCAAAAAGAAGATCCATATACAAGAACCAGTGGAGATAAGTTGCTGCATACAAGATTAACTATTGTTGATGGTCTAAaactttgagtgggatctcaaagttacaaacgggggtgtttttGCACAACAAATTCGGATAGAagaatttgtggatttggagttGCGTATGGTCACGTAAGTAAGTACTATAGGAAATAGCtttaaatttagagaaaaatctattgtaaaactttcattttatatagtgaatttgttgccttaaggattatttaaattaaatccccctcaagttttttaccttgaaactagacagtttcattggttttcctaatTTATCATATCGCTTGTCTTCTTTACCTTTCCACACTTCGTGATATGATTGTTCGTGTTTGGTCTAGATTTGAACAATAAACCTATGTAAcaatttggttaattaattaggttaaacaatctgagtTTACAAGAGTCAAAACCAGGGGCGAAGCCAAGGGGATCAAGGGGGGACACTTGCCCCCCTGGCCCCACCCAAAAAATCTATTAATATTTCTTCTATTATATTACATAATACAATAaatgcatttaaaatttatatgaatAAGTGGTTAATAAATAGgataattttttaaaccaaaaccaaaatcctcctgatataacatttttataattacaatttcaaaatgattttttttatgtaaatatacccctaatagataaataatataatgaaaatgttattttattttgaatttttttgcattcaaatATTGCTTAATATACACACGAATGAATTGAATTGTTATTTTGCAAATTGATCtcaaatactatatatatatatatatatgtgtgtgtgtgtgtgtgtgtgtgtgttcgcTTACACGTTCATAAATGTGATGTCAAATGTAATTTTTGCCTCCCCTAAAGTCAAATCATGGCTCTACCTCTGGTCTAAACAAACTAACAGAGTGAAGTGTTACTACTTATTGTACAATGAATAAGTTTTATTTGACAGAAACGAAGGGgagaaagaattagatcaaattTTGCTCACtagcatgtgtgtgtgtgttttttaatgaataattcATTTGCTTAGTAAGTGTACCTGAACAAGTGACATCACATCTTTGAAACACTATTTTTGGAAATCACACGTGTTTTTGGGAGTAGTCTGATTGAGCAATGATGTATTCATAAGCAGCATCACTCTTATCAGACCCTGCCTGCTTCTGATCTAATTGAAGAATGTAGTCAGTCAAGATTTATGGCTTAGAgtgttatgtttatttatttgtttatatgatAAGGATTGAATGGCTATGATTGCCTTGCTGCATATGATGATAAGGACCTATAGATGGTGCAGTCGGctattttatattatcataGAGAATACTTCCTCTTTTTGTTTTGGCAAAGTTATCGTCGGTCCATTCCAAGACCTAATAATCAAAACCTAGATAAGGTTTTGTCTATTATAAGTTTCATTAGGTGGGATTGATTTTGGGTCATCAACCTGGGATCTAAAGAAGACTTGTGCCCGTTTGGCTAaaatcacttcttttttttaagtgttattTTTCAAGACCTAGTTTAGCTTTTTTAAAcaactcatttttaaaaaattataaaaatgagaGACATCAAAATATCACTTCAACCTAGCCAATTTAAGACCTACTTCATACTTTCATAATTTAACTTGTATTTAACTCAAATAACAAGCTTAAAGGGGACCATGAAGTTATATTAATTCAAATAGTACTTTCCTCTTCCATGAAAATAAGTTAACTATGAGATAGTGGGTTTGAGATAGtgtaatttattaacaaaaattaacaaagcTGAAGTGAAATTATTTTGAAGCCTATGTTGGGTGTTTGGTACTCAAAGTTCATGCCCCATCTACCCTTCGTTAATTACTGTTTCATTGCACGATTCACTTAACAGCTgctaacaattatggaaatttaaagaaaaaaaaatatatatattgtatgttTGCCCGTAATTATTAGATACTCCTGCAACATAGAGAATAGTGTTttttcctctcacattcatggtgggATTCgttcattaaattcatggtgaatCCATCATGAATGTGAGAAAATGAAATATCGATTTACTATACTTCGGGAgtacttaaaaattttcttttcctccacaTAACCCTTTGTAGTAAACTGTATTCTTGTCTAATAGGTACGTAATACTATTTATAGATCAACCGAATTGAAATGGGTCATATTAGGAAATAAAAGTCATCATAAGTGATAGTAAAACCGCACATAGCCAAAAACCATTCATTCTTGGAAGCTTCtcccttgaaaaaaaaaaggtaacgtAATCTATTATTATGTAAAAAGAGAATGAAATCATTTAACTTTTCTTGATAAATAAGTAAATTCTATtagtagaaaattcaaaatcgtTAAATCCTAATAGAAAATCTAataaaacaagtcaagacattGTATTTCAATGGTATTgtctgattctttttttttttgagaaacatggtATTGTCTGATTCGATAAGAACAAATTGATGAGTTTGAATCTCCCATATCCATTTCttggaagaaaaaacaaaagctaaCAGTGTACAACACaaaactattattaaaaaaaaattaaaattaaaaatttaagtaCTTTTTTGCACTATTGGATACAGGGTTACAACATAGAATATGCCGCAAAATTCAGTTGGAAGTTAAGGGCACTTTTGGCATGcaagttttatatatactatGGTGATATTAATTCCTTCATTACATTTATGTCGCTGACCTTTCTTTTCTGCCCATCTCTTCATTTATAAACACAAACcctcctctttctttctttttatctcaACAAAACTTAGTTTCTCTAACTCTTAGTATTATATAAAGGAAAGCAAAAACTAGTTACCCACTTTTCTGAGTTCCACTTCCAAATGGGTAGGTCACCATGTTGTGAAAAGGTGGGCTTGAAGAAAGGACCATGGACACCAGAAGAAGATCAAAAGCTCCTAGCTTATATTGAAGAACATGGCCATGGAAGCTGGCGTGCCTTGCCTGCAAAAGCTGGTGATTAATTTGCTTTCATTAGTTCTTAATTTGTAGTTgacataaataatagtaaaaggTTTTAAGCTTATTTAGTTCACTGTTGTAGACTTTGACatctttgtttatgtttgtaGGACTTCAAAGGTGTGGGAAAAGCTGTAGACTGAGATGGACTAATTATCTTAGACCTGATATTAAGAGAGGAAAGTTCAGTTTGCAAGAAGAGCAAACCATCATTCAACTTCATGCCCTCTTAGGgaacaggtaaaaaaaaattcttgtaaaTATATCAACATTTGTTGTTTGAGCAATTATTTTGTGTTAATTAACTTAGCCATGCTAGCTAcctttttctttcataaaaaaCCTAGCTAGTGGGTTCTACTTTTTGTGGTTAGTATGGTACAATTTGAAGCTTTATTCTTTTACCCTCTTCCTTAGTCTTGAAGCTTCCATGCTGTGAAATTCATGGATGCAATTGCTTCTAGTGTTTCAAATTTTAGTACATTTaactttttttggtaaaattggtaatagttttaaaattttccttctgaaaaaagataaataaaaaatttcaatgcttCATCTTAGTCTTATCTTCTTTTGTTACAACCAAATGTACTATGTGCTTTTCTTAGTTTGGTTTTTCTACTGCaaactaaattttttcttctatttgaaTTTATTCACCCCAACCTATCACCAACCCAAATTCCTATTTTGACCCAGATTTCAAAATATGCTTTCTGtaatttccataatttttttttattttctgacacccaattttattaaatgggttatcTTTGAACCCAGAGAATCTTCATGGCCAAAGAGAAAATGAACATAATATAACTGCAAAGGATCTttaatttcatttgttttttcccTCAACATGTCATAGAAACTGAGGTTTCTTTCTTGTACACAAGCCGATGATCAGAGTGTGCCTTTTGTCATTAATTAGATGCTTCAAAACAATATTGATACTTGCTTGTACTAGATaatttctagggtttttctaTTAGTGTTTTTTGAGATCTTTGTTGTCTTGGGCTTAGGTGGTCGGCTATAGCTACTCACTTGCCTAAGAGAACAGATAATGAGATCAAGAACTATTGGAATACACATCTTAAGAAAAGGTTAGCCAAAATGGGGATTGACCCTTCGACCCACAAGCCCAAAAATGATACCTTACTCTCTATTGATGGTCAAACCAAGAATGCAGCAAATCTTAGTCACATGGCTCAGTGGGAAAGTGCTAGGCTTGAAGCTGAAGCAAGACTTGTTAGAGAATCAAAGCTGCGTTCACATTCATTCAACCAACAACATCATCAGCTTGCCAATCACGCTTCTTCATCTTCTGCTTCCACTTCAGCTCAGCCTATGACTTCAAGGTCTTTGAATGTACTAAAAGGTTGGAATGGTACTAGTGCGTGGTCTAAATCAAGTGAAGGCAATGGTGGTCTTGTAGCAACAGGAATTGGCAATAGTGACCTTGAGTCTCCCACTTCAACACTAACATTTTCAGAGAACGTGCCACCGACTATGACTGGTGGATCGGTTGGTGAGAATTCAATGCCTGTGATTGAGTTTGTTGGTGGCGCTACTTCAGGTTCTAATTCAGCGGTTGGAATTGTTAAAGAAGAAGGTGAACAAGATTGGAAAGGCTTTGAATACAAAGAGGGCATGGAGAATAATAATCATGAAAGTAATTCATTGTGTACTTTTAGAGCTACTAGCCTACATGACATGTCAATTTCCATGGAAACTAGCACATGGAGTACTGATGGTGGACATATTGTGGGAGAAGATGGGTTCACTAATCTTTTGCTTAACAATTCTGATGATAGGAGTTTATCAGATGGAGGAGGTGATTCAGACAATGCTGGTGGCAGTGATTACTATGAAGATAACAAGAATTATTGGAATAGCATTCTTAATTTGGTGAATTCATCCCCTTCTGATTCACCAATGTTCTAAATAAGAGATTTCCATGAATTGAAGTAGAAGTAAGCCACAGTACCACACTCCTCAAGCCAAGTCATGAAGAGctattgatttgttttttgttgttattaagTAGCAATCAtgtttatcaacaaaaaaaaaaagtagcaatCATAGAGAAATGTTGTTGCCAAATCAGTTTTGGTTGCTTCCACAAATTATTTAAAACAATGAAATGCTTCACATGCTTGAAAATGCTGTGAAAGCAACACTACAGTTTTGgcaatctctttctttctctcatgtcAAATGTTCATAGTTCATCCATGATGAAAATCTGTGtctccttttcttccttttgaaTCTTTGAATTTTCATTCGGACCTGAGTTGTCAAGGGTAATATATGGTCCTGTGGAAGTAACTGATTCTATGACATTTTTACCCATGTCTTTGTATaaagttttatattatattatatatatatatatagacatgtCCAATAAGAGATGTATTTATGATAGATTTATTGCTGTTGGTTTCATGTCGCCTTCTTGCTTGTAAGCAAggtatctctctctccctctctctctctctctctctctctctctctctctctctctctctctctcttcatgaAGTCAGAACTTTTACATTGGAAAgcaaaaaatgaaatcaaaaccaaaatttgtCTGGTGATTAATTCTCAACGGGAGAAAAAGGGAATgaggtttaaaaataaataaagaaaataaaaagctgTTTTCAATTTCACCAAATTGATGctcttttttaatgtaaaaactAATTGTATTCATGCTATGATGATGattatataagagaaagataaaacttaaatacaatTTTCTACTATGTTAGAATCTTCAACTAAATTCAACCATATGGTCTTAAAAGCTATAACTATATACACAAGAAAATGCATAGTCAATAAGTCATACGCTTGTGTTGCCTTGGCCTATAAGCTATTTGGTTAAATCTAATTGAATAACCTTAAATAAAATGCTCAAAAGGAACTGAATCTAAATTTTggctaaataaaagaaaaaaaaaaaaaaaaaaaggctaacgTACTACTACTTACCTAATATAGTCCATTTCTCAAGATCATCTCGTACATACTAATTTCTTCGAGAAATCAATTAAATTCACTGTTGTTTTCTTCTAGAATTAATTGAGATTCTTATTAAAATCGTACCTGATCCGAAGAAAGTCAGTACTTTAATTTGAAATGGAAGACTAGCTAATACCcacatagtaaaaaaaaaaaaaaaattctgcataAACCCACATAGTACATTCAGGGGCGGCCTAATATATTTGGGGGCCTAAAgcgaaaattgattatcttgttttatatgtaaaattactactaattaacaaaaattacatagaaatttttctttttttagaaattttataaacagaaaaaatttgacaaaatttttcatacttgttgatatGGTAGATTGAtaatagtaagtaaaaaaattgtgttagtGATAGATttagatgagaactagtaaaagtttgctaattaaactattattattattcttaatttttttagaagtacaatattcacaatatttttttacaacaaatcctagattttaagttgcttttttttctctctttgaaaatatcactataattatttttttgccatcaataacaggttgtaacaacctactacttagcataattgtaaaagtgttgtaaaaaatattgtagatgttgcatttttctctattttttatttgtttttcatctggtaaaaaaatattattttatttattgattataaataatcttattggttaaaatttgggggccttttttttt
This DNA window, taken from Quercus robur chromosome 2, dhQueRobu3.1, whole genome shotgun sequence, encodes the following:
- the LOC126715191 gene encoding transcription factor MYB106-like, which codes for MGRSPCCEKVGLKKGPWTPEEDQKLLAYIEEHGHGSWRALPAKAGLQRCGKSCRLRWTNYLRPDIKRGKFSLQEEQTIIQLHALLGNRWSAIATHLPKRTDNEIKNYWNTHLKKRLAKMGIDPSTHKPKNDTLLSIDGQTKNAANLSHMAQWESARLEAEARLVRESKLRSHSFNQQHHQLANHASSSSASTSAQPMTSRSLNVLKGWNGTSAWSKSSEGNGGLVATGIGNSDLESPTSTLTFSENVPPTMTGGSVGENSMPVIEFVGGATSGSNSAVGIVKEEGEQDWKGFEYKEGMENNNHESNSLCTFRATSLHDMSISMETSTWSTDGGHIVGEDGFTNLLLNNSDDRSLSDGGGDSDNAGGSDYYEDNKNYWNSILNLVNSSPSDSPMF